The following are encoded together in the Neomonachus schauinslandi chromosome X, ASM220157v2, whole genome shotgun sequence genome:
- the LOC110571914 gene encoding LOW QUALITY PROTEIN: actin-related protein 2/3 complex subunit 2-like (The sequence of the model RefSeq protein was modified relative to this genomic sequence to represent the inferred CDS: substituted 1 base at 1 genomic stop codon) — translation MILLEVNNCIIEESLTLKFKNVAANNKSEEVEVTFADFEGILYHISKNKIMVSISLKFYKXLQVHGAYELLKRVYGSFLLNLELGCNGSLLYDLKNLPASKDSFVHQAAMLKQNCFTSVFEKYFEFQEEVKEGENRAVIHYRDDETMYVESKKDRVTIVFSTVFKNDDDVVIGKVFMQAFKEGCRTSHTAPQVLFSHKESPLELKDTNAAMGDNIGYITFMLFPCHTNVSVPDNTINLIHIFWDYLHYHIKCSKAYIHTLMWAKSSDFLKVLYHVCPDAKKKEVKIITRKTFPSH, via the exons ATGATCCTGTTAGAGGTGAACAACTGCATCATTGAGGAGAGTCTCACACTCAAATTCAAGAATGTGGCTGCCAATAACAAATCAGAAGAGGTAGAAGTAACATTTGCAGATTTTGAAGGAATCCTCtatcatatttcaa aaaacaaaattatggtcagtatttctttgaaattctacAAGTAACTTCAAGTGCATGGTGCTTATGAGTTATTAAAGAGGGTATACGGGAGTTTCTTGTTAAATCTTGAATTGGGTTGCAATGGCTCCTTGCTATATGACCTTAAAAATCTCCCGGCATCCAAAGATTCCTTTGTGCATCAGGCTGCCATGTTGAAACAAAATTGTTTTACTTCTgtctttgagaaatattttgagtTCCAAGAAGAAGTCAAGGAAGGAGAGAACAGGGCAGTTATCCATTATAGGGATGATGAAACCATGTATGTTGAATCTAAAAAGGACAGAGTCACAATAGTCTTCAGCACAGTGTTTAAGAATGATGATGATGTGGTCATTGGAAAAGTATTCATGCAGGCGTTTAAAGAAGGCTGCAGAACCAGTCACACAGCCCCACAGGTCCTCTTTAGCCACAAGGAATCTCCTCTAGAGCTGAAAGACACCAATGCTGCCATGGGTGACAACATTGGCTACATTACCTTCATGCTGTTCCCTTGCCACACCAATGTCAGTGTTCCAGACAACACCATCAACCTGATCCACATATTCTGGGACTATCTGCACTACCACATCAAATGCTCTAAAGCCTATATTCACACCCTAATGTGGGCAAAATCATCTGACTTCCTCAAGGTACTGTATCATGTATGTCCAGatgcaaagaagaaagaagtgaaaataatcACAAGGAAGACATTTCCATCCCACTAA